From the bacterium genome, one window contains:
- a CDS encoding acetyl-CoA carboxylase carboxyltransferase subunit alpha, which translates to MEFAQLAFEQPIFDLTRRIEELKKLDAEGPVGFADEIETLSSKLEKLKEQIYANLTIWQRVQVARHPQRPYTLDYVQRILTDWVELHGDRNFADDHAMVTGVGRLEGRPVALIGHQKGRSTKEKLQRNFGMPHPEGFRKARRIMDLADRFGLPLISFLDTTGAYPGIGSEERGISEAIARNIRDMFTLRVPIIIVVIGEGGSGGALGIGVGDRVYMLENSYYSVISPEGCAAILWRDQAQAQEAAQALRVSGRHLVDLGVVDRVLPEPLGGAHNGVDETAQIVKEVLVADLAELTKLPVDELLQKRYDKFRVMGEYAED; encoded by the coding sequence ATGGAGTTCGCCCAGCTCGCCTTTGAACAGCCGATCTTCGACCTCACCAGACGCATCGAGGAGCTGAAGAAGCTCGACGCCGAAGGCCCCGTGGGCTTCGCCGACGAGATAGAAACCCTCTCCTCCAAGCTGGAAAAGCTCAAGGAGCAGATTTACGCGAACCTGACCATCTGGCAGCGGGTCCAGGTGGCGCGACACCCCCAGCGCCCCTACACCCTGGACTACGTGCAGCGCATCCTGACCGACTGGGTGGAGCTCCACGGGGACAGGAACTTCGCCGACGACCACGCCATGGTGACCGGCGTGGGGCGGCTGGAGGGGCGACCGGTGGCGCTCATCGGCCACCAGAAGGGGCGCTCCACCAAGGAGAAGCTACAAAGGAACTTCGGCATGCCCCACCCCGAGGGCTTCCGCAAGGCGCGGCGGATCATGGACCTGGCCGACCGCTTCGGCCTTCCCCTCATCTCCTTCCTCGACACCACCGGCGCCTACCCCGGCATCGGCTCCGAGGAGCGCGGCATCTCCGAGGCCATCGCCCGCAACATCCGGGACATGTTCACCCTGCGGGTGCCGATAATAATCGTGGTCATCGGCGAGGGCGGCTCCGGCGGCGCCCTGGGCATCGGCGTGGGCGACCGGGTGTACATGCTCGAGAACAGCTACTACTCGGTCATCAGCCCCGAGGGGTGCGCGGCGATTCTCTGGCGCGACCAGGCCCAGGCCCAGGAAGCCGCCCAGGCGCTCCGCGTCTCGGGCAGGCACCTGGTGGACCTCGGCGTGGTGGACCGCGTCCTGCCCGAGCCCCTGGGTGGGGCGCACAACGGCGTGGACGAGACGGCCCAGATCGTCAAGGAGGTCCTCGTCGCCGACCTGGCCGAGCTCACCAAGCTCCCCGTGGACGAGCTGCTCCAGAAGCGTTACGACAAATTCCGGGTCATGGGGGAGTACGCCGAGGATTAG
- a CDS encoding lytic transglycosylase domain-containing protein — translation MLRRTFALTLLFLLTARADEVVIRDGVITNVPAHPRLYVPTPEALAASASNEENFAPLIASAAGRYGLETALVKAVVKVESAFYPRAVSGSGAMGLMQLMPATARELGVTDPWDPTANVDGGCRYLRAMLERFDGDLRLALAAYNAGPRSVEYYGAVPPYPETQRYVALVLENFRRYGGAGEGKVEMTGGASSAPVYIAPDGTITNVPPTP, via the coding sequence ATGCTCAGGCGGACCTTCGCGTTGACCCTCCTTTTCCTCCTGACCGCCCGGGCCGACGAGGTGGTCATCCGCGACGGCGTCATCACCAACGTCCCCGCTCATCCCCGACTCTACGTGCCTACCCCCGAGGCGCTGGCCGCCTCCGCCTCCAACGAAGAGAACTTCGCCCCCCTGATCGCGTCCGCCGCCGGGCGCTACGGTCTGGAGACCGCCCTGGTCAAGGCGGTGGTGAAGGTGGAGAGCGCCTTTTACCCGAGGGCCGTCTCCGGCTCGGGCGCCATGGGCCTGATGCAGCTCATGCCCGCCACCGCCCGGGAGCTGGGCGTCACGGACCCCTGGGACCCCACGGCCAACGTGGACGGCGGCTGCCGATACCTGCGCGCGATGCTCGAGCGCTTCGACGGCGACCTGCGCCTCGCCCTGGCCGCCTACAACGCGGGACCCCGGTCCGTGGAGTACTACGGCGCTGTGCCGCCCTACCCCGAGACCCAGCGCTACGTGGCCCTGGTTTTAGAAAATTTCCGCCGCTACGGCGGGGCGGGCGAGGGGAAGGTGGAGATGACCGGCGGCGCGTCCTCGGCTCCCGTGTACATCGCCCCCGACGGGACCATCACCAACGTCCCTCCGACGCCCTGA
- a CDS encoding LytR C-terminal domain-containing protein, translating to MIEGRVEMMKSRRRKQKRRTIAVVVVCVLAVVVVLVLWRPWETEENAPDGETHDGEIATVNELPEGNEPPDEIVLPRRYSVEVWHTPGDAERLKDVEYQLSQLGQTEYGAVPIAVLGSGNVNVVYYNGESEELRSFAERLSDLLGFGAPRRVDITLVLGLDIEGVLAAAPDTGALPEGASGLTAEVLNGSGIAGMASRTAKKLEGFGLTVVDFRNNSTFDCERTTISCTPDKLEYALALKKALGLPGSVTGIPYDLQVVLGGG from the coding sequence GTGATCGAGGGTCGGGTCGAGATGATGAAGTCCCGGCGGCGCAAGCAGAAGCGCCGAACGATAGCCGTCGTGGTGGTCTGCGTGCTGGCGGTCGTCGTGGTGCTCGTCCTCTGGCGACCCTGGGAGACGGAGGAGAATGCGCCGGACGGCGAGACGCACGACGGCGAAATCGCCACGGTCAACGAGCTGCCCGAGGGTAACGAGCCGCCCGACGAAATCGTCCTCCCGAGGCGCTATTCGGTGGAGGTCTGGCACACGCCGGGGGACGCCGAGAGGCTCAAAGACGTTGAGTACCAGCTTTCCCAGCTCGGTCAGACCGAGTACGGCGCCGTGCCCATTGCCGTTCTGGGCTCCGGGAACGTCAACGTCGTCTACTACAACGGCGAGAGCGAGGAGCTGCGGTCCTTCGCCGAACGTCTGTCCGACCTGCTCGGATTCGGCGCCCCGCGTCGGGTGGACATCACCCTCGTCCTGGGCCTGGACATCGAGGGTGTTCTCGCCGCGGCGCCCGACACCGGCGCGCTGCCCGAAGGGGCGTCCGGGCTGACCGCCGAGGTGCTCAACGGCAGCGGCATCGCCGGCATGGCCTCCCGCACGGCGAAAAAGCTCGAGGGGTTCGGGCTGACCGTCGTGGATTTCCGCAACAACAGCACCTTCGATTGCGAGCGCACCACCATCTCCTGCACGCCGGACAAGCTCGAGTACGCCCTGGCCCTGAAGAAGGCCCTCGGCCTGCCCGGTTCGGTGACCGGGATACCCTACGATCTGCAGGTGGTCCTCGGCGGCGGGTAG
- a CDS encoding polymer-forming cytoskeletal protein translates to MGLFDFIKRKKSSEPPQPATEPTAARNKLPIGFYVSPDDEIAGEVKGNVNVLVQGTFEGEIDISGLVWVAEGAKLAGVVRCDDVRLEGHVVGMFHVNGVADIGPVARCDAELVAGRVWRDGSFTQPSPAGTAAPVHPA, encoded by the coding sequence ATGGGTCTTTTCGACTTCATCAAACGAAAAAAGAGTTCAGAGCCGCCCCAGCCCGCAACCGAACCCACCGCGGCGAGAAACAAGCTCCCCATCGGGTTCTACGTCTCCCCCGACGACGAGATAGCCGGCGAGGTGAAGGGGAACGTAAACGTGCTGGTCCAGGGAACCTTCGAGGGGGAGATTGACATCTCCGGCCTGGTGTGGGTGGCGGAGGGGGCGAAGCTGGCCGGAGTGGTTCGCTGCGACGACGTTCGGCTGGAGGGCCATGTGGTCGGCATGTTCCACGTGAACGGGGTGGCCGACATCGGCCCCGTGGCGCGGTGCGACGCAGAGTTGGTCGCCGGACGCGTCTGGCGCGACGGGTCCTTCACGCAACCGTCACCCGCGGGGACCGCCGCTCCGGTTCACCCGGCATAG